A genomic window from Candidatus Binatia bacterium includes:
- a CDS encoding Zn-dependent alcohol dehydrogenase yields the protein MKAAILTELNKDLEIRDDVELGELGKDDVHLKLVSSGVCHSDLSAQNGTIPSGTPCVLGHEGAGIVQEVGDGVTDLKAGDHIIVSFTPACRKCRACLRGESNLCEMMGVMASTPHFIIDGNPVVGFTGCGTFAEEMIIPEAAAVKVDDDIPLDVVSLVGCGVMTGVGAAINTADIRPGTSVVVFGAGGVGISAIQGARIAGAAEIVAVDMIDAKLEMAKKFGATHAVKPEDLEGAKQEITRGEGFDYALECIGNPATIRGSFDSVRRGGTAVIVGVGKLTEMVQFSAFELFFNEKNLKGSMYGSANVRTDFDRLLRLWRQGKLDLEGMISRRIKIDDVNEAFRAMQAGEVIRSVIEF from the coding sequence ATGAAAGCAGCAATTCTGACGGAGCTGAACAAGGATCTTGAGATCCGCGACGACGTCGAGCTGGGTGAGCTCGGCAAGGACGATGTCCACCTAAAGCTCGTTTCGAGCGGCGTGTGTCATTCTGATCTTTCCGCCCAGAACGGAACGATCCCTTCCGGCACGCCGTGCGTTCTCGGGCATGAGGGCGCGGGCATCGTGCAGGAGGTCGGCGACGGCGTAACGGACCTGAAGGCTGGTGATCACATCATCGTCTCATTCACTCCGGCCTGCCGGAAATGCCGCGCGTGTCTGCGCGGCGAGTCGAATCTCTGCGAGATGATGGGCGTGATGGCGAGCACGCCGCACTTCATCATCGACGGAAACCCGGTAGTGGGCTTCACGGGCTGCGGCACGTTCGCCGAAGAGATGATCATCCCCGAAGCCGCCGCCGTGAAGGTGGACGACGACATTCCGCTCGACGTCGTCTCTCTCGTCGGTTGTGGCGTCATGACGGGCGTCGGTGCGGCGATCAACACCGCGGACATCCGGCCGGGAACCTCGGTCGTTGTCTTCGGCGCCGGCGGCGTCGGTATCTCGGCGATTCAGGGTGCGCGCATCGCGGGCGCCGCGGAGATCGTTGCCGTCGACATGATCGACGCAAAGCTCGAGATGGCCAAGAAGTTCGGTGCGACGCACGCGGTAAAGCCGGAGGATCTCGAGGGCGCCAAGCAGGAGATCACGCGCGGTGAGGGATTCGACTACGCTCTGGAGTGCATCGGCAACCCGGCCACGATCCGTGGTAGCTTCGATTCGGTTCGTCGCGGCGGCACGGCCGTCATTGTCGGTGTCGGCAAGCTGACCGAGATGGTGCAGTTCAGCGCGTTCGAGCTCTTCTTCAATGAGAAGAACTTGAAGGGCTCGATGTACGGCAGCGCGAACGTCCGCACCGACTTCGATCGCCTCCTGCGCCTCTGGCGTCAGGGCAAGCTCGATCTCGAGGGCATGATTAGCCGGCGCATCAAGATCGACGACGTGAACGAAGCCTTCCGCGCCATGCAGGCCGGTGAGGTGATCCGGTCCGTCATCGAATTCTGA